Proteins encoded within one genomic window of Halocatena marina:
- a CDS encoding DUF1641 domain-containing protein has product MAKPQKSYPETATNGAREPEGDTLHAVLADHDNDLASILSTDEVNNLLTTVVLIAASADESDLDHITESTATLIEAADGLTTAETAELAENVGANAAELSTVLETVLQLEREGHLDDLVTITTAFTDALSPSEVAELADTVEAGGTDLAETLDLLLDLQRGGHLEDLIDIVKPLSALEVEPETVDGLNTILGAVGAAQNESQPTGFLGLLGSFKQRDVRAGLGYLASFLAALGRRVR; this is encoded by the coding sequence ATGGCGAAGCCACAGAAATCGTATCCGGAGACGGCCACCAACGGGGCACGGGAGCCAGAGGGAGACACGCTCCACGCGGTACTGGCAGATCACGACAACGATCTCGCATCGATCCTTTCGACAGACGAAGTGAACAACCTCCTCACGACGGTCGTGCTGATCGCTGCGAGTGCTGATGAGTCGGACCTCGATCACATCACGGAATCGACCGCAACACTCATCGAGGCAGCTGACGGCCTGACGACGGCTGAAACAGCCGAGCTTGCAGAGAATGTCGGTGCGAATGCGGCAGAGCTCTCGACAGTACTCGAGACGGTCCTTCAGCTCGAACGCGAAGGTCATCTCGACGATCTGGTGACCATCACAACGGCGTTCACGGATGCGCTCTCTCCTTCCGAGGTCGCGGAACTTGCGGACACAGTGGAAGCGGGAGGAACCGACCTCGCCGAGACACTCGACCTCCTCCTCGATCTCCAACGAGGGGGTCACCTCGAAGATCTCATCGATATCGTGAAACCGCTCTCTGCTCTCGAAGTCGAACCGGAAACTGTGGACGGACTGAACACGATCCTTGGCGCGGTCGGTGCGGCCCAGAACGAATCACAACCTACCGGTTTTCTAGGACTTCTTGGATCATTCAAACAGCGCGATGTCCGTGCTGGTCTCGGCTACCTCGCTTCGTTCTTGGCTGCGCTCGGGAGGAGAGTTAGATAA
- a CDS encoding 2Fe-2S iron-sulfur cluster-binding protein — MSSQRHENTDVPPLTESIAPGTATDPPIGSDEPSTLTVDGTTVTVSASATLIDAIEAVETEDTVPALCHYDRQDIGPRSECRTCMVETDEHGVVPACSFPATDGLEVETAADDAALARDVNLDLVLSDHNLRCTTCGKNGRCELQDAAIENEVEEPRYGVLDDRDAYEPMDDSSSFIQIDRNKCILCNRCVEACNDVQVEGVLRMEGQGQDTRIGFQSEAETMADSTCVSCGHCVTVCPTGALVEKGIEDATTIPLPGFTQKNSIGEAYEQSEQTDGPMTPKKRAEATNEHNDSERSSSHRTDGENDDGGSWP; from the coding sequence TGAGCTCACAACGTCACGAAAACACGGATGTACCGCCGCTAACAGAGAGCATCGCGCCGGGAACGGCGACCGACCCTCCTATCGGGAGCGACGAACCGTCGACACTTACTGTCGACGGGACAACGGTGACAGTCAGCGCAAGCGCAACCCTCATCGACGCCATCGAGGCCGTCGAGACGGAGGACACTGTTCCTGCGCTCTGTCACTACGACCGTCAGGATATCGGGCCACGGAGCGAGTGTCGAACGTGTATGGTCGAAACAGACGAGCACGGCGTCGTTCCCGCGTGTAGTTTTCCTGCGACGGACGGTCTCGAAGTCGAAACCGCAGCAGATGACGCTGCGCTCGCACGGGACGTCAATCTCGATCTTGTTCTCTCGGATCACAATCTTCGCTGTACGACCTGCGGGAAGAACGGTCGCTGTGAACTGCAGGATGCCGCGATCGAGAACGAAGTTGAGGAACCGCGATACGGTGTTCTCGACGACCGTGATGCCTACGAACCAATGGACGACTCCTCGTCGTTCATTCAGATCGACCGCAACAAATGCATTCTTTGTAATCGGTGCGTCGAGGCGTGCAATGACGTGCAAGTCGAAGGCGTGCTGCGGATGGAAGGACAGGGACAGGACACCCGTATCGGCTTCCAGAGCGAAGCAGAGACGATGGCGGACTCGACGTGTGTCTCCTGTGGACACTGCGTGACCGTCTGCCCGACAGGTGCACTAGTCGAGAAGGGGATCGAAGACGCGACGACGATCCCGCTTCCCGGCTTCACACAGAAAAACAGCATCGGTGAGGCCTACGAGCAGTCGGAACAGACAGATGGGCCAATGACACCGAAAAAACGAGCGGAAGCAACAAACGAGCACAACGACAGTGAGAGGTCATCCTCCCATAGAACAGACGGCGAAAACGACGACGGAGGGAGTTGGCCATGA
- the fdhF gene encoding formate dehydrogenase subunit alpha, producing the protein MSENPDSDSDSETASGVAGYMQRAKQQALQNVEHVAEGVAAETLSEGKLFEIAQSIGDARLEELTVADTTCGYCAVGCRFDLYSDGEEILAARPTAEEDAPVNGISTCVKGKFGYNFVNSDDRLTTPLVRDENGEFREATWDEALARVAEGLGEIKAEHGGQALSVIASSKATNEENYLMGKFARQVLNTNSVDNCNRLCHSSTVAGLAQTYGYGAASVSIEDLETTDCYLITGSNTTEAHPVIGTRIKQNVRDGADLLVFDPREVQIAEYATQYSRVQPGYDAVWINGITRYLIENDLYDETFVAERTTGFEDVKEAVVEFTPDRVEAVTGVPHEEIKTAAETIAKADTCVFGWTLGLTEHSHGTENVIAMANLAAITGNLGKPGTGVSPFRGQNNVQGGGGDMGPLPDNFPGYQDIADDEIRAKFEDAWECEISPEYGYYTTQMFLAADDDDVRGMYIIGENAALSEPGINHAGNVLESLDFLVVQDLFVNETAEYADVVLPACSFVEKTGTFTNTDRTVQMVKQVMEPKGASRPDWKILQDLAHRMGRDWDYDSTAEIMDEVNSLTPLYGGVTHDRVESDGGLQWPCWDEDHPGTKRLYEDAFNTEDGLAHLQGIGYSEPAERPDDEYPFTLTTGRVLYQYHTGTMTHREEGIMEYTPSDFVEIHPDVAVNYGIEDGDQVQVESRRGAITVPAQVTDRVGRDTVFAPIHFAESAVNQLTDEERLDPAAATPEYKVSAVRINPHEGDSKPVQSSDIELTGDD; encoded by the coding sequence ATGAGCGAAAATCCCGATTCCGATTCCGATTCCGAAACTGCGAGTGGTGTTGCGGGATACATGCAGCGAGCGAAGCAGCAGGCGCTACAAAACGTCGAACACGTCGCCGAGGGTGTTGCTGCTGAGACGCTTTCGGAAGGGAAACTGTTCGAGATTGCCCAGTCCATCGGCGATGCGCGACTTGAGGAGCTAACGGTTGCGGACACGACGTGTGGGTACTGCGCTGTTGGATGTCGGTTCGATCTCTACTCAGACGGTGAGGAGATCCTCGCTGCCCGCCCAACAGCTGAGGAGGACGCTCCGGTCAACGGTATCTCTACGTGTGTGAAAGGGAAGTTCGGTTACAACTTCGTAAACTCCGACGACCGCCTAACGACTCCGCTGGTCCGCGATGAAAACGGCGAATTCAGAGAAGCCACGTGGGATGAAGCGCTCGCGCGTGTGGCCGAGGGATTGGGCGAAATCAAAGCCGAACACGGTGGGCAGGCGTTGTCGGTCATCGCCTCTTCGAAGGCGACCAACGAGGAAAACTACCTGATGGGGAAGTTCGCCCGTCAGGTACTCAACACCAATAGCGTCGATAACTGCAATCGGCTCTGTCACTCATCAACGGTCGCTGGGCTCGCACAGACGTACGGTTACGGTGCCGCGTCGGTGAGCATCGAGGATCTCGAAACGACCGACTGTTATCTCATTACGGGATCGAATACGACCGAAGCACACCCTGTCATCGGGACCAGAATCAAGCAAAACGTCCGTGACGGTGCTGATCTTCTCGTGTTCGATCCGCGCGAGGTACAAATTGCTGAGTACGCAACACAGTACAGCAGGGTCCAACCCGGCTATGATGCGGTCTGGATCAACGGCATTACTCGGTATCTCATCGAAAACGATCTGTACGACGAGACGTTCGTTGCGGAGCGAACAACGGGTTTCGAAGATGTGAAAGAAGCAGTCGTGGAGTTCACGCCCGATCGAGTTGAGGCGGTCACGGGCGTCCCACATGAAGAGATCAAAACTGCTGCAGAGACCATCGCAAAAGCGGATACCTGTGTCTTTGGCTGGACACTCGGTCTCACCGAGCACTCACACGGGACTGAGAATGTGATCGCGATGGCGAACCTCGCGGCGATCACGGGTAATCTCGGCAAGCCTGGAACCGGCGTCTCTCCGTTCCGAGGCCAAAACAACGTCCAAGGCGGTGGCGGTGACATGGGACCGCTCCCAGACAACTTCCCGGGCTATCAGGACATCGCTGACGACGAGATCCGCGCGAAATTCGAAGACGCATGGGAGTGTGAGATTTCACCAGAGTACGGCTACTACACGACCCAGATGTTCCTCGCGGCTGATGACGACGATGTTCGGGGAATGTACATCATCGGTGAGAACGCGGCCCTCTCCGAGCCGGGTATCAACCACGCTGGCAACGTGTTGGAGTCTCTCGATTTCCTCGTCGTTCAGGATCTCTTCGTCAACGAAACGGCCGAGTACGCCGACGTGGTACTGCCAGCCTGTTCGTTTGTCGAAAAGACGGGAACGTTCACCAATACCGACCGAACTGTCCAGATGGTCAAGCAAGTGATGGAACCGAAAGGTGCGTCCCGACCGGACTGGAAGATCCTCCAAGACCTCGCTCACCGGATGGGCCGCGACTGGGACTACGACTCGACGGCCGAGATCATGGACGAGGTGAACTCGCTCACCCCACTCTACGGTGGTGTGACCCACGACCGCGTTGAGAGCGACGGTGGTCTCCAATGGCCCTGCTGGGACGAGGACCATCCCGGAACCAAACGCCTCTATGAAGATGCATTCAACACCGAGGATGGGCTAGCTCATCTCCAAGGAATCGGCTACAGCGAGCCCGCAGAGCGGCCCGACGACGAGTATCCGTTCACGCTGACGACTGGACGCGTCCTCTATCAGTACCACACTGGAACGATGACCCACCGCGAGGAGGGGATTATGGAATACACTCCTAGTGACTTCGTCGAAATCCATCCCGATGTAGCCGTGAACTACGGTATCGAGGATGGAGATCAGGTTCAAGTCGAATCACGACGCGGAGCGATCACCGTACCAGCGCAGGTGACAGACCGTGTTGGACGCGACACCGTCTTCGCTCCCATTCACTTCGCCGAAAGCGCCGTCAACCAACTGACCGACGAGGAACGCCTCGATCCTGCCGCGGCAACTCCCGAGTACAAGGTCTCAGCCGTGCGGATTAATCCGCATGAGGGTGATTCGAAGCCAGTGCAGTCCAGTGATATTGAACTGACGGGGGACGATTAA
- a CDS encoding cupin domain-containing protein yields the protein MYKVRAEEASSVEQVEGQVRAYPLFTTNDLVLLYFEMGPSGMIDWHTHVPNMDEVSMCLEGRARYTLEREDGSHQTIEVGPMEFVYLPGGARNKIETVGEQVHKGMVIHRPVSVARLENLEDFTPSDGDDWPMALWIDRKRDEVLEKDEDAVST from the coding sequence ATGTACAAAGTCCGTGCCGAGGAGGCAAGCAGTGTAGAGCAGGTCGAAGGGCAGGTGCGGGCCTATCCGTTGTTCACCACGAATGATCTAGTGCTTCTCTATTTTGAGATGGGGCCCTCGGGAATGATCGACTGGCATACTCACGTCCCCAACATGGATGAGGTTTCGATGTGCCTCGAAGGACGGGCCAGATACACCCTCGAACGTGAAGACGGGAGCCATCAGACCATAGAGGTTGGGCCGATGGAGTTCGTCTATCTACCGGGAGGTGCCAGAAACAAGATCGAGACTGTTGGAGAACAGGTTCACAAGGGAATGGTTATTCACAGACCGGTGTCGGTCGCTCGACTCGAAAATCTCGAAGATTTCACACCCTCCGACGGAGACGACTGGCCGATGGCTCTCTGGATCGATCGCAAGCGCGATGAAGTCCTCGAAAAGGACGAAGACGCCGTCTCGACCTAA